From a single Candidatus Eremiobacterota bacterium genomic region:
- a CDS encoding AbrB/MazE/SpoVT family DNA-binding domain-containing protein yields the protein MDIVISPKYQILIPKEIRKALNIKKGEKFQIFVKGKVITLVPERPLKELRGFLRGMDSHNLREEAERI from the coding sequence ATGGATATAGTAATTTCGCCCAAATATCAGATTTTAATCCCCAAAGAGATAAGAAAGGCTCTTAATATTAAAAAAGGAGAGAAATTTCAGATTTTTGTGAAAGGAAAAGTAATTACCTTGGTGCCTGAAAGACCGCTAAAAGAGCTGCGAGGCTTTCTCAGGGGCATGGATAGCCACAATCTCCGGGAAGAGGCAGAACGAATATGA